Proteins from a genomic interval of Aquabacterium sp. J223:
- a CDS encoding ring-opening amidohydrolase has product MSGLEAGWFDMDHPADWSRLQSLVSDPATVDRLAIVAKTEGHTAPNDFARQLARQALDPWLAPLAADGRAVVVLANGCEGVATPGGVALIRRRGADAAGLRLGLARSRPLPADAIGTPAAIDAVAACVRAAADDAGLALPEVALAIVKCPTRLAGTVPTEPWRADQHRGRALAALGIAVALGEVAREAIDVDAIGHDSGPWSRRAMTFAGPEAPGVEALVLGGRPAPGGLRLGVCHPADLLDAPAVRRLARTLGLAFDDDGALREPQRLVGVFSKAGLAADGRVRGARTGVFSSAYSPDSAMRAAQSGLLGGLFGSTRFFVSGDPVHQAPPGGAVVALLVKDTA; this is encoded by the coding sequence ATGAGCGGGCTGGAGGCGGGCTGGTTCGACATGGACCACCCCGCCGACTGGTCCCGATTGCAGTCGCTCGTGAGCGACCCGGCCACCGTCGACCGGCTGGCCATCGTCGCCAAGACCGAGGGCCACACCGCGCCCAACGACTTCGCCCGCCAGCTCGCGCGGCAGGCGCTCGACCCCTGGCTGGCGCCGCTGGCCGCCGACGGCCGGGCGGTGGTGGTGCTGGCCAACGGCTGCGAGGGCGTGGCCACGCCGGGCGGTGTTGCGCTCATCCGCCGCCGGGGCGCCGACGCCGCCGGGCTGCGGCTGGGCCTGGCCCGCTCGCGGCCGCTGCCGGCCGACGCGATCGGCACGCCGGCGGCGATCGACGCGGTGGCGGCCTGCGTGCGCGCCGCCGCCGACGACGCCGGCCTGGCCCTGCCCGAGGTGGCGCTGGCCATCGTCAAGTGCCCCACCCGCCTGGCCGGCACGGTGCCCACCGAACCCTGGCGCGCCGACCAGCACCGCGGCCGCGCGCTGGCGGCGCTCGGCATCGCGGTGGCGCTGGGCGAGGTGGCGCGCGAGGCCATCGACGTCGATGCCATCGGCCACGACAGCGGCCCGTGGAGCCGCCGCGCCATGACCTTCGCCGGGCCCGAGGCGCCAGGGGTCGAGGCCCTGGTGCTCGGCGGCAGGCCCGCGCCCGGCGGACTGCGGCTGGGCGTGTGCCACCCCGCCGACCTGCTCGACGCGCCGGCGGTGCGGCGGCTGGCGCGCACGCTCGGCCTGGCCTTCGACGACGACGGCGCGCTGCGCGAGCCGCAGCGGCTGGTGGGCGTGTTCAGCAAGGCCGGCCTGGCCGCCGACGGCCGCGTGCGCGGCGCGCGCACCGGGGTCTTCAGCTCGGCCTACTCGCCCGACAGCGCCATGCGCGCCGCGCAGTCGGGCCTGCTCGGCGGGCTCTTCGGCAGCACCCGCTTCTTCGTCTCCGGCGACCCGGTGCACCAGGCGCCCCCGGGCGGCGCGGTGGTCGCGCTGCTGGTGAAGGACACCGCATGA
- a CDS encoding ABC transporter substrate-binding protein, with translation MTLSLSRRRWLGHTATVAAGLGVPTLLRAQAAPVKIRFQLDWRADGQAAPFFYTLSKGYFAQEGLDVSFDVGSGSAMAVNRVASGVYEMGYGDVNALIEFLTNTPNAPSMPQAVYMVLESTPAAVMSLTRSNINKPADLAGKTLGAPPFDAGRKLWPLFAKLQGLAPDAVKWTNIDPALREVMLVKGQVDAVTGFQPSGLISAIAAGAKEEELRIFHYKDFGVNVYGNAILTGSRFQAEQPAAVAGFLRAYNRGLKESMANYDEAIKVLKAREPIIDTTVEMRRLRGLIEQCVLTPTTKAQGLGEVNGARLAKQITDVAQAFNLPAAPKPEAVFNPAFLPAKTTRMMV, from the coding sequence ATGACCCTGTCCCTTTCCCGTCGCCGGTGGCTCGGCCACACCGCCACCGTGGCCGCCGGCCTCGGCGTGCCGACGCTGCTGCGCGCCCAGGCGGCGCCGGTGAAGATCCGCTTCCAGCTCGACTGGCGGGCCGACGGCCAGGCCGCGCCCTTCTTCTACACCCTGTCCAAGGGCTACTTCGCGCAGGAAGGCCTGGACGTCAGCTTCGACGTCGGCTCCGGCTCGGCGATGGCGGTCAACCGCGTGGCCAGCGGCGTCTACGAGATGGGGTACGGCGACGTCAACGCGCTGATCGAGTTCCTCACCAACACGCCGAACGCGCCCAGCATGCCGCAGGCGGTGTACATGGTGCTGGAGTCGACGCCGGCGGCGGTGATGTCGCTGACCCGCAGCAACATCAACAAGCCCGCCGACCTGGCCGGCAAGACCCTGGGCGCGCCGCCGTTCGACGCCGGCCGCAAGCTGTGGCCGCTGTTCGCCAAGCTGCAGGGCCTGGCGCCCGACGCGGTGAAGTGGACCAACATCGACCCGGCGCTGCGCGAGGTGATGCTGGTCAAGGGCCAGGTCGACGCGGTCACCGGCTTCCAGCCTTCGGGCCTGATCTCGGCCATCGCCGCCGGCGCCAAGGAGGAGGAGCTGCGCATCTTCCACTACAAGGACTTCGGGGTGAACGTCTACGGCAACGCCATCCTCACCGGCAGCCGCTTCCAGGCCGAGCAGCCGGCCGCGGTGGCCGGCTTCCTGCGCGCCTACAACCGCGGGCTGAAGGAATCGATGGCCAATTACGACGAGGCCATCAAGGTGCTCAAGGCGCGCGAGCCCATCATCGACACCACGGTGGAGATGCGCCGCCTGCGCGGCCTGATCGAGCAGTGCGTGCTCACCCCGACCACCAAGGCGCAGGGCCTGGGCGAGGTCAACGGCGCCCGGCTGGCCAAGCAGATCACCGACGTGGCCCAGGCCTTCAACCTGCCCGCGGCGCCGAAGCCGGAGGCGGTGTTCAACCCCGCCTTCCTGCCGGCCAAGACCACGCGCATGATGGTCTGA
- a CDS encoding isochorismatase family protein — protein MTTLHIDARPTAIDWRAAETALVVVDMQNGFLKPGGYFDQVGYDLAHAPGTIARVGAAVAAARGAGLPVVFIQSGFDARHLCVGGDTAPVWHKSEAQVLMRERPELAFRLITDGTWDYQIVDELAPRPDEPVIRKSRYSAFAGTSLDQWLRARRLRNLVFCGVAANVCVETSLRDAYGHEYFVLLLSDATRQAGPQYLLDATLWNVERFFGWVTPLAAFEQACAAKAVA, from the coding sequence ATGACGACCCTGCACATCGACGCGCGGCCGACCGCCATCGACTGGCGCGCCGCCGAGACCGCGCTGGTGGTGGTCGACATGCAGAACGGCTTCCTGAAGCCCGGCGGCTACTTCGACCAAGTCGGCTACGACCTGGCGCACGCGCCCGGCACCATCGCGCGCGTCGGCGCCGCGGTGGCCGCGGCCCGCGGGGCCGGGCTGCCGGTGGTTTTCATCCAGAGCGGCTTCGACGCCCGGCACCTGTGCGTCGGCGGCGACACCGCCCCGGTGTGGCACAAGTCCGAGGCGCAGGTGCTGATGCGCGAGCGGCCCGAGCTGGCCTTCCGGCTCATCACCGACGGCACCTGGGACTACCAGATCGTCGACGAGCTGGCGCCCCGGCCGGACGAGCCGGTGATCCGCAAGTCGCGCTACAGCGCCTTCGCCGGCACCTCGCTGGACCAGTGGCTGCGCGCGCGGCGCCTGCGCAACCTGGTGTTCTGCGGCGTGGCCGCCAACGTCTGCGTCGAGACCTCGCTGCGCGACGCCTACGGCCACGAGTACTTCGTGCTGCTGCTGTCCGACGCCACGCGGCAGGCCGGGCCGCAGTACCTCCTGGACGCGACGCTGTGGAACGTGGAGCGGTTCTTCGGCTGGGTCACGCCGCTCGCCGCCTTCGAGCAGGCCTGCGCCGCGAAGGCCGTGGCATGA
- a CDS encoding ureidoglycolate lyase — MLDLPVEPVTAAAFAPYGTLIDAADDGKLFGPDEAQLVLDRGTPRFYVMTLKRRELGFRHITRHLAVTQCLASVGGAPWLLAVAPPDAPDDPAAVPDLQRLRAFRIEGTQAVMLGRSVWHAGPFFQQPTQGFFNLELADTNQVDHHNCELDRRFGVRVRFAVSDGGW; from the coding sequence GTGCTCGACCTGCCGGTCGAGCCCGTCACCGCCGCCGCCTTCGCGCCCTACGGCACGCTGATCGACGCGGCGGACGACGGCAAGCTGTTCGGCCCCGACGAAGCCCAGCTGGTGCTCGACCGCGGCACGCCGCGCTTCTACGTCATGACGCTGAAGCGCCGCGAGCTGGGCTTTCGCCACATCACCCGGCACCTGGCGGTGACGCAGTGCCTGGCCTCGGTGGGCGGCGCGCCCTGGCTGCTGGCCGTGGCCCCGCCGGACGCGCCGGACGACCCGGCCGCCGTGCCCGACCTGCAGCGCCTGCGCGCCTTCCGCATCGAGGGCACGCAGGCGGTGATGCTGGGCCGCAGCGTCTGGCACGCCGGGCCCTTCTTCCAGCAGCCGACGCAGGGCTTCTTCAACCTCGAGCTGGCGGACACCAACCAGGTCGACCACCACAACTGCGAGCTCGACCGCCGCTTCGGCGTGCGGGTGCGCTTCGCGGTGTCGGACGGCGGCTGGTGA
- a CDS encoding polysaccharide deacetylase family protein has product MTALPLLRTHGRYADSPIVDRGGWRWPNGAGLAVYVALNVEAFPFGEGMGPDLNPKQPEPDVVNHGWREWGNRVGIWRLLALLDDFALPASALLNTAVYDLHPRIAPALRARGDEVVGHGHTNAERQAEMGPDREAAMIQAVTARLTAEEGRPPRGWMGPWVNESAHTPELLARAGYRYVMDWMVDDQPIWLRTDDGPLVALPYARPTNDIAMLHGAKWPPSVWVDALIDQLDEMLRQATAQPLVFNLSLHPYLMHAFRLKPLRRFFEHLEAQGDRVWVARCGDIVDASLPHLGPPPA; this is encoded by the coding sequence ATGACCGCCTTGCCCTTGCTGAGGACCCACGGCCGCTACGCCGACTCCCCCATCGTCGACCGCGGCGGCTGGCGCTGGCCCAACGGCGCCGGGCTGGCGGTGTACGTCGCCCTCAACGTCGAGGCCTTTCCCTTCGGCGAGGGCATGGGCCCCGACCTCAACCCCAAGCAGCCCGAGCCCGACGTGGTCAACCACGGCTGGCGCGAATGGGGCAACCGCGTCGGGATCTGGCGGCTGCTGGCGCTGCTCGACGACTTCGCGCTGCCGGCCAGCGCGCTGCTCAACACCGCGGTCTACGACCTGCACCCGCGCATCGCGCCGGCGCTGCGCGCGCGTGGCGACGAGGTGGTCGGCCATGGCCACACCAACGCCGAGCGCCAGGCCGAGATGGGGCCCGATCGCGAGGCGGCGATGATCCAGGCGGTGACGGCCCGCCTCACCGCCGAGGAAGGCCGGCCGCCCCGCGGCTGGATGGGCCCGTGGGTCAACGAGAGCGCGCACACGCCCGAGCTGCTGGCCCGCGCCGGCTACCGCTACGTCATGGACTGGATGGTCGACGACCAGCCGATCTGGCTGCGCACCGACGACGGCCCGCTGGTGGCGCTGCCCTACGCCCGGCCGACCAACGACATCGCCATGCTGCACGGCGCGAAGTGGCCGCCCTCGGTGTGGGTCGACGCGCTGATCGACCAGCTCGACGAGATGCTGCGGCAGGCGACGGCGCAGCCGCTGGTGTTCAACCTGTCGCTGCACCCGTACCTGATGCACGCCTTCCGACTGAAGCCGCTGCGCCGCTTCTTCGAGCACCTGGAGGCGCAGGGCGACCGGGTGTGGGTGGCGCGCTGCGGCGACATCGTCGACGCCTCGCTGCCCCACCTCGGACCGCCGCCGGCCTGA
- a CDS encoding LysR family transcriptional regulator yields the protein MELRHLRYFEAIAECGNVTRAAERLGISQPSLSQAMKELEADVGRQLFVRGPRGSVLTEAGREFSRHAADILSRVPRAFEAARLAAQGAGGQLVLGFTGSSVFDVVPPLLRRAAVALPGVTLRLLEMLTDKQIESLRSRRIDAAIGRPLHGEPGLVSRVIGQRAVIAALHVSHPLARQAELRLADLRNQPLVVPQRRPGPGFHSQLMALLARAHLDLHVAHEATHLPTVVGLVAAGLGIGLVSDELRHLEVRDVVYRPLAEGRQALQLAISWRQDDDARALAALVDLAATLDTDPGAMRAA from the coding sequence ATGGAACTGCGCCACCTGCGCTACTTCGAGGCCATCGCCGAGTGCGGCAACGTCACCCGCGCGGCCGAGCGGCTGGGCATCTCGCAGCCCTCGCTCAGCCAGGCGATGAAGGAGCTGGAGGCCGACGTCGGTCGCCAGCTCTTCGTGCGCGGCCCGCGCGGCAGCGTGCTCACCGAGGCCGGCCGCGAGTTCAGCCGCCATGCGGCCGACATCCTGTCGCGGGTGCCGCGCGCCTTCGAGGCGGCGCGGCTGGCGGCGCAGGGCGCGGGCGGCCAGCTGGTGCTGGGCTTCACCGGCTCCAGCGTGTTCGACGTGGTGCCGCCGCTGCTGCGCCGCGCCGCCGTCGCGCTGCCCGGCGTCACCCTGCGGCTGCTGGAGATGCTGACCGACAAGCAGATCGAGTCGCTGCGTTCGCGGCGCATCGACGCCGCCATCGGCCGGCCGCTGCACGGCGAGCCGGGGCTGGTGTCGCGCGTCATCGGCCAACGCGCCGTCATCGCCGCGCTGCACGTCTCGCACCCGCTGGCCCGGCAGGCCGAACTGCGGCTGGCCGACCTGCGCAACCAGCCGCTGGTGGTGCCGCAGCGCCGGCCGGGGCCGGGCTTCCATTCGCAGCTGATGGCGCTGCTGGCGCGCGCCCACCTCGACCTGCACGTCGCCCACGAGGCCACGCACCTGCCCACCGTCGTCGGCCTGGTGGCCGCCGGGCTGGGCATCGGCCTGGTCAGCGACGAGCTGCGCCACCTGGAGGTGCGCGACGTGGTGTACCGCCCGCTGGCCGAAGGCCGGCAGGCGCTGCAACTGGCCATCTCCTGGCGGCAGGACGACGACGCGCGGGCACTGGCCGCGCTGGTCGACCTGGCCGCCACCCTGGACACCGACCCCGGAGCCATGCGTGCCGCCTGA
- a CDS encoding NAD(P)-dependent oxidoreductase produces the protein MTSVLVCGLGTMGRPIAQRLRAAGHRVAGHDPLPAALAAWADHGGQAIDATALPAAVHAADVVITCVTDEAALRALWAGEAADGAPLAAHLRAGTLVVDHTTTGLALARALAADMAARGVRWLDAPLSGGVAAAEAGGLLALVGGGDEALHAALPLLTTYCARVQPLGPAGCGQAGKLANQLAIAGTNLGLATAAAFAQAQGLDVAAWLQALAGGSAASAQRDQHAGLLAERPEAGAATLFPWLDKDLRLAQAAASQPLPLAEAVQRLAEAFRPV, from the coding sequence ATGACGTCGGTGCTGGTGTGTGGCCTGGGAACGATGGGCCGGCCCATTGCGCAACGGCTGCGGGCGGCCGGGCACCGGGTGGCCGGCCACGACCCGCTGCCGGCGGCGCTCGCGGCGTGGGCCGACCACGGCGGCCAGGCGATCGATGCCACCGCCCTGCCCGCCGCGGTGCACGCCGCCGACGTCGTCATCACCTGCGTCACCGACGAGGCGGCGCTGCGCGCGCTGTGGGCCGGCGAGGCGGCCGACGGCGCGCCGCTGGCCGCGCACCTGCGCGCGGGCACGCTGGTGGTCGACCACACCACCACCGGCCTCGCGCTGGCGCGGGCGCTGGCCGCCGACATGGCGGCGCGCGGCGTGCGGTGGCTGGACGCGCCGCTGTCCGGCGGCGTGGCGGCCGCCGAGGCCGGCGGCCTGCTCGCGCTGGTCGGCGGCGGCGACGAGGCCCTGCACGCCGCGCTGCCCCTGCTGACCACCTACTGCGCGCGGGTGCAGCCGCTGGGGCCCGCCGGCTGCGGCCAGGCCGGCAAGCTGGCCAACCAGCTCGCCATCGCCGGCACCAACCTCGGCCTGGCCACGGCCGCCGCCTTCGCCCAGGCGCAGGGCCTGGACGTCGCGGCCTGGCTGCAGGCGCTGGCCGGCGGTTCGGCCGCCTCGGCGCAGCGCGACCAGCACGCCGGGCTGCTGGCCGAACGGCCCGAGGCCGGTGCCGCCACGCTGTTCCCCTGGCTCGACAAGGACCTGCGCCTGGCGCAGGCCGCCGCTTCGCAGCCGCTCCCCCTGGCCGAGGCGGTGCAGCGCCTGGCCGAGGCCTTCCGCCCCGTCTGA
- a CDS encoding aromatic ring-hydroxylating dioxygenase subunit alpha, with amino-acid sequence MSDPSLFDPARYAPVRRPLLDASGLPADCYRDERFFQRELAQVFGRGWLMLGREDMVPERGDFFTVDHAGAALIVLRDHDGRVRALHNVCRHRGARLVDVPAGAATGRTASIVCPYHAWSFALDGSLRACVGMEDTRAFDKADWPLAAARCETWAGFVWVSLDDAAPPLLDWLGELPERLAPYRLQDMVATRVVTHDVECNWKTWVENFMEGYHIPTVHRSTISKLKAVNHPEEPRGNGQYTAIFEQHDGTLALLPGDAGFPPIEGLDGESVRGSRFMLVYPTTMFALTVDAMWCFQCLPLAPERTRIVHTSLFPRSRTARPDFEALAANYYKRQDRVVKEDNDIAAWQQRGLRSPMARPGRFATKERIVHALDNWILDRVLGE; translated from the coding sequence ATGAGCGATCCATCCCTGTTCGATCCGGCGCGCTATGCACCAGTGCGGCGCCCGCTGCTCGACGCCAGCGGCCTGCCGGCCGACTGCTACCGCGACGAGCGCTTCTTCCAGCGCGAGCTGGCGCAGGTCTTCGGCCGCGGCTGGCTGATGCTGGGCCGCGAGGACATGGTCCCCGAGCGGGGCGACTTCTTCACCGTCGACCACGCCGGCGCCGCGCTCATCGTGCTGCGCGACCACGACGGCCGGGTGCGCGCGCTGCACAACGTCTGCCGCCACCGCGGCGCGCGGCTGGTCGACGTGCCGGCCGGTGCCGCCACCGGCCGCACGGCCTCCATCGTCTGCCCCTACCACGCCTGGAGCTTCGCGCTCGACGGCTCGCTGCGCGCTTGCGTCGGCATGGAGGACACGCGGGCCTTCGACAAGGCCGACTGGCCGCTGGCCGCCGCGCGCTGCGAGACCTGGGCCGGCTTCGTCTGGGTGTCGCTGGACGACGCCGCGCCGCCGCTGCTCGACTGGCTGGGCGAACTGCCCGAGCGGCTGGCGCCCTACCGGCTGCAGGACATGGTCGCCACCCGCGTCGTCACCCACGACGTCGAGTGCAACTGGAAGACCTGGGTCGAGAACTTCATGGAGGGGTACCACATCCCCACCGTGCACCGCTCCACCATCAGCAAGTTGAAGGCGGTGAACCACCCCGAGGAACCGCGCGGCAACGGCCAGTACACCGCCATCTTCGAGCAGCACGACGGCACGCTGGCGCTGCTGCCCGGCGATGCCGGCTTCCCGCCCATCGAGGGGCTGGACGGCGAGTCGGTGCGCGGCAGCCGCTTCATGCTGGTCTACCCCACGACGATGTTCGCGCTGACGGTGGACGCGATGTGGTGCTTCCAGTGCCTGCCGCTGGCGCCGGAGCGCACGCGCATCGTGCACACCTCGCTGTTCCCCCGGTCGCGCACCGCGCGGCCGGACTTCGAGGCGCTGGCCGCGAACTACTACAAGCGCCAGGACCGGGTGGTGAAGGAGGACAACGACATCGCCGCCTGGCAGCAGCGCGGGCTGCGCTCGCCGATGGCGCGGCCCGGGCGCTTCGCGACGAAGGAGCGCATCGTGCACGCGCTGGACAACTGGATCCTCGACCGGGTGCTGGGCGAATGA
- a CDS encoding FAD/NAD(P)-binding protein, producing MPPDDLTPADAIGLPALSAQVRRDLERLAYPAKPWVDAPPPATLARLGLAPGQEVLDCAIVGGGQFGLTIAHGLQRECVQRVRVFDRNPRGQEGPWSTFARMKMLRTPKDPTGHDLGNASLTFRAWYEAQHGADGWQRLFRISRPDWQAYLGWYRDVTGVDVRNEVAVTAVEPWPSAAHAVLFRLTLQDAAGKDATAYARTVVFASGAEGSGGHAVPDVVSRGLPPALVAHTSDWPVDFSRFAGQRIGLLGGGAAAFDTAIAALEAGAREAVLCFRRPALPLANPRRWMEFCGFLAHYPELPDAQRWAYMHTLFRIGQPPPVPTFERAVSLPGFTLRPGTPWLATREEHGQAVVTTPQGEERFDFVFVATGAFVDLAARPEFAGLLPHVALWGERFTPSPALAEPRLAAFPYLGRFGQFTEKVPGTAPWVERLFTITRAATLSLGPSAASNSNIKYTAPRLISGVTRALFLSAADEHFVRFQQANHDELAADAVARVGGLAEVTR from the coding sequence GTGCCGCCTGATGACCTCACACCGGCCGACGCCATCGGCCTGCCCGCCCTGTCCGCGCAGGTGCGGCGCGACCTCGAACGGCTGGCCTACCCGGCCAAGCCCTGGGTCGATGCGCCGCCGCCGGCGACGCTGGCCCGCCTCGGGCTGGCGCCGGGCCAGGAAGTGCTGGACTGCGCCATCGTCGGCGGCGGCCAGTTCGGCCTCACCATCGCCCACGGCCTGCAGCGCGAATGCGTGCAGCGGGTGCGGGTGTTCGACCGCAACCCGCGCGGCCAGGAAGGCCCGTGGAGCACCTTCGCGCGCATGAAGATGCTGCGCACGCCGAAGGACCCCACCGGCCACGACCTGGGCAACGCCAGCCTCACCTTCCGCGCCTGGTACGAGGCGCAGCACGGCGCCGACGGCTGGCAGCGCCTGTTCCGCATCAGCCGCCCGGACTGGCAGGCCTACCTCGGCTGGTACCGCGACGTCACCGGCGTCGACGTGCGCAACGAGGTGGCGGTGACGGCGGTCGAGCCCTGGCCCTCGGCGGCCCACGCCGTGCTGTTCCGGCTGACGCTGCAGGACGCCGCCGGGAAGGACGCGACCGCCTATGCGCGCACGGTGGTCTTCGCCAGCGGCGCCGAGGGGTCGGGCGGCCATGCGGTGCCCGACGTGGTCTCGCGCGGCCTGCCGCCGGCGCTGGTCGCCCACACCAGCGACTGGCCGGTGGACTTCTCGCGTTTCGCCGGCCAGCGCATCGGCCTGCTCGGTGGCGGCGCGGCCGCCTTCGACACCGCCATCGCCGCGCTCGAAGCGGGCGCGCGCGAGGCCGTGCTGTGCTTCCGCCGGCCCGCGCTGCCGCTGGCCAACCCGCGGCGCTGGATGGAGTTCTGCGGCTTCCTGGCCCACTACCCCGAACTGCCCGACGCCCAGCGCTGGGCCTACATGCACACGCTCTTCCGCATCGGCCAGCCGCCGCCGGTGCCCACCTTCGAGCGCGCCGTGTCGCTGCCCGGCTTCACGCTGCGGCCGGGCACGCCGTGGCTGGCCACACGCGAGGAGCACGGTCAGGCGGTGGTCACCACGCCGCAGGGCGAGGAGCGCTTCGACTTCGTCTTCGTCGCCACCGGTGCCTTCGTCGACCTGGCCGCGCGGCCCGAGTTCGCCGGCCTGCTGCCGCACGTGGCGCTGTGGGGCGAGCGCTTCACGCCGTCGCCGGCGCTGGCCGAACCGCGACTCGCCGCCTTTCCCTACCTCGGCCGCTTCGGCCAGTTCACCGAGAAGGTGCCGGGCACGGCGCCCTGGGTGGAGCGGCTGTTCACCATCACCCGCGCGGCCACGCTGTCGCTGGGCCCGAGCGCGGCGTCGAACAGCAACATCAAGTACACCGCGCCGCGGCTGATCTCGGGCGTCACGCGCGCGCTGTTCCTGTCGGCCGCCGACGAGCACTTCGTGCGGTTCCAACAGGCCAACCACGACGAGCTGGCAGCCGACGCGGTGGCGCGGGTCGGCGGCCTGGCGGAGGTGACGCGATGA
- a CDS encoding alpha/beta hydrolase, with protein MTIAASPALNPHLAWPALPAGELAARYDNNADERNRRDLQALRERALQAHATRSPTRHRFGVAGWAVFDLYRPPPSASRGSAPPPLLVFVHGGRWRLNTSRETAYWAEAARAEGWALAVLNQPKLNEPEVRLSAIVDAVEHGLDAVCALAPTLEVDAGRLGLAGHSSGAHLALAATQAAVARKAAWLRGLRRLLLVSGLYDLRPLLAAHGEADAGFTAAEAQSMSPLLQAEARPLPVPAMVAVGEQETSEFVRQSRALHWALARGPAGAVWQPVPGAAHFDIADDFDTPASPLRGFLREGLR; from the coding sequence GTGACGATCGCCGCATCCCCCGCCCTCAACCCGCACCTCGCCTGGCCGGCGTTGCCCGCCGGCGAGCTGGCCGCGCGCTACGACAACAACGCGGACGAGCGCAACCGCCGCGACCTGCAGGCGCTGCGCGAGCGGGCGCTGCAGGCGCATGCCACGCGATCGCCCACGCGGCACCGTTTCGGCGTGGCGGGCTGGGCGGTCTTCGACCTGTACCGGCCCCCGCCTTCGGCGTCGCGGGGGAGCGCACCGCCGCCGCTGCTGGTCTTCGTGCATGGCGGGCGCTGGCGGTTGAACACCAGCCGCGAGACCGCTTACTGGGCCGAGGCCGCCCGGGCCGAAGGCTGGGCGCTGGCGGTGCTCAACCAGCCCAAGCTGAACGAGCCCGAGGTCCGGCTGTCGGCCATTGTCGACGCGGTCGAGCATGGCCTGGACGCGGTGTGTGCCCTGGCGCCCACGCTCGAGGTCGACGCCGGCCGGCTGGGGCTGGCGGGCCATTCGTCCGGCGCGCACCTGGCGCTGGCCGCGACGCAGGCGGCGGTGGCGCGCAAGGCCGCCTGGCTGCGTGGCCTGCGGCGCCTGCTGCTGGTCAGCGGCCTGTACGACCTGCGCCCGCTGCTCGCCGCGCACGGCGAGGCCGACGCCGGCTTCACCGCCGCGGAGGCTCAGTCGATGAGCCCGTTGCTGCAGGCCGAGGCGCGGCCGCTGCCGGTGCCGGCGATGGTGGCCGTCGGCGAGCAGGAGACGAGCGAGTTCGTCCGCCAGTCGCGGGCGCTGCACTGGGCGCTGGCGCGCGGGCCGGCGGGGGCGGTGTGGCAGCCGGTGCCGGGGGCGGCGCACTTCGACATCGCCGACGACTTCGACACCCCTGCCTCGCCGCTGCGGGGCTTCCTGCGCGAGGGATTGCGATGA
- a CDS encoding nitrilase-related carbon-nitrogen hydrolase: MNAVDKVMAGRTSVRVAIVQTAPVYLDLERSIDKAIAKIAEAAAGGAELIVFSESWLAGYPYWDEGWNSDAHAWMAVRTRFFDNALLVPSAPYQRLADAAAAHGVVVVMGCNELDERPGVHTVYNTLLFIGADGRLVGKHRKLRPTYVESAFWGPGDGGDLYTHATPLGRLGGLICGEHVMTLARARLIEQGEDFHIAVYPGAFNVWSGPKLQVEDPEGKYFIGHASCRAHANEAGAFVLCAVGYLDPSDIPADFPMRDSLNIEYARGGSMVVSPAGVPLVGPVHGDTIVFADCPANMVKLSKAIIDTNGHYGRPDVLSLHYHPRSSP; encoded by the coding sequence ATGAATGCCGTGGACAAGGTGATGGCGGGCCGCACGTCGGTGCGCGTCGCCATCGTGCAGACCGCCCCGGTGTACCTCGACCTCGAACGCTCCATCGACAAGGCCATCGCCAAGATCGCCGAGGCCGCCGCCGGTGGCGCCGAGCTCATCGTCTTCAGCGAGAGCTGGCTGGCCGGCTACCCCTACTGGGACGAAGGCTGGAACAGCGACGCCCACGCCTGGATGGCGGTGCGCACCCGCTTCTTCGACAACGCGCTGCTGGTGCCAAGCGCGCCCTACCAGCGGCTGGCCGACGCCGCCGCCGCCCACGGCGTCGTCGTCGTCATGGGCTGCAACGAGCTGGACGAGCGGCCCGGCGTGCACACCGTCTACAACACGCTGCTGTTCATCGGCGCCGACGGCCGGCTCGTCGGCAAGCACCGCAAGCTGCGGCCGACGTACGTCGAGTCCGCCTTCTGGGGCCCCGGCGACGGCGGCGACCTCTACACCCACGCCACGCCGCTGGGACGGCTGGGCGGCCTCATCTGCGGCGAGCACGTGATGACGCTGGCCCGCGCCCGGCTGATCGAGCAGGGCGAGGACTTCCACATCGCCGTCTACCCCGGCGCCTTCAACGTCTGGAGCGGGCCCAAGCTGCAGGTCGAGGACCCCGAGGGCAAGTACTTCATCGGCCATGCGTCGTGCCGGGCGCACGCCAACGAGGCCGGCGCCTTCGTGCTCTGCGCGGTGGGCTACCTGGACCCGTCCGACATCCCGGCCGACTTCCCGATGCGCGACTCGCTGAACATCGAATACGCGCGCGGCGGCAGCATGGTGGTGTCGCCCGCCGGCGTGCCGCTGGTCGGCCCGGTGCACGGCGACACCATCGTCTTCGCCGACTGCCCGGCCAACATGGTCAAGCTGTCCAAGGCCATCATCGACACCAACGGCCACTACGGCCGGCCCGACGTGCTGAGCCTGCACTACCACCCGCGGTCCAGCCCATGA